The Mucilaginibacter yixingensis genome window below encodes:
- a CDS encoding SusC/RagA family TonB-linked outer membrane protein has product MQTALAQKSQVHKNATRASSSMQDTVRGVVRDDNGKPLTGVVIYAGTDKSYQTKADGTFAIPGGPNQVLTFDHRDFYTKQKQADVNMQVQLSRRFLRNIAGGKHDTARAISILHGEQSATTMLQSVGTAYTEQLTTTPASQFLQALPGRIAGLNIGFTSGGPALDGVGLSYNVRSALGANIILIDGVQRSFLSIDPEEIESVSVLRDALSTAMFGMRSSNGIISIITKKGDSGTPRISFSYQFGVESPLGLPKPLSAGQYALLYNEAQQNDAGTTTITPKYSAADIAAYNNGSDPYGHPNVDWYKTVLKNTSALKRYNFNLQGSGKGFRYFVDLDQMTETGLLKTIDSNSYNTNAQLDRYLLRTNLGVDITRTTQMQLNLFGRMEKNNQPGVGAGTPAQGSNGIFSALTTTPNNAYPVFNPDGSLGGTSLYGQNVNIYGQAVQRGYSFTNLRDMAVDLQVTQRLDDLLPGLYLKGQGSYNNSSNYTTTRAKDFAVFQYFPLTNSYTKIGATSAQTTAGAPGARSRVTYAEADLGYAHSFGKHHVSAVILTDQQSNMQFDTGNLPENYTDYAARVTYDWDQKYLLEASGSHSGYNWFAPQYRWANFGAVGAGWNIHKEAFIADNIKAISNLKLRGSYGRTGQANAGYYTYIQTYWNYSNTFNNDGYYFGTNGVTRSTGQSALAVVVAPEKAKKLNLGLDLGLWNNQFTLSAEYFKNRFYDLVGNPGKQTTLLGIGFPQTNKYTYDYWGSDLTAGWQSHIGNFNYFLNANFSFVQSKAVFLDEIPHTYSYQNLTGLPVGLRSGYIATGVFQSYAEINDPKTAVFASTPKSSLRPGDIRYLDRNGDGVINSDDIGPIGNGKPTIYYGITAGFSYKGFDVNVLFQGTQNHQAYLNGDFWYGFGNGGNNNAYEYNLNRWTPSQPSTTATRLWVGSNVNNTQTSSFWLRNADFIRLKNAEVGYTLPSVLTRKIGVPSLKLFTNGLNLVTWSELFKLRKDIDPESLYTGTSYPYPILRTINFGINAKF; this is encoded by the coding sequence ATGCAAACGGCATTGGCACAAAAGTCGCAGGTGCACAAAAATGCTACCCGCGCCTCTTCGTCCATGCAGGACACCGTGAGGGGCGTTGTTCGTGATGACAACGGTAAGCCGCTGACCGGTGTAGTTATCTATGCCGGCACCGACAAAAGTTACCAAACTAAAGCCGACGGCACATTTGCCATACCCGGTGGCCCAAACCAGGTACTGACATTTGACCACCGCGATTTTTATACCAAGCAAAAACAGGCAGATGTCAATATGCAGGTTCAGTTAAGCCGCCGGTTTCTGCGCAATATTGCCGGCGGGAAGCATGATACTGCCCGCGCCATTAGCATTCTGCATGGCGAGCAATCGGCCACAACCATGCTGCAATCAGTAGGCACCGCTTATACCGAACAGCTGACAACCACTCCGGCATCCCAGTTTCTGCAGGCGCTGCCTGGCCGCATTGCCGGCCTCAATATTGGCTTCACCAGCGGTGGCCCAGCGCTTGATGGTGTGGGTCTCAGCTATAACGTTCGCTCTGCTTTGGGCGCAAACATTATCCTGATAGATGGCGTGCAACGCAGCTTTCTGTCTATTGATCCGGAAGAAATAGAATCTGTTTCGGTACTGAGAGACGCACTGTCTACTGCCATGTTTGGCATGCGCTCCAGCAACGGAATCATCTCTATCATTACAAAAAAAGGGGATAGCGGTACACCACGCATATCATTCAGCTATCAATTTGGGGTAGAAAGTCCGCTGGGTTTGCCAAAGCCATTATCGGCAGGGCAATATGCGCTGTTGTATAACGAGGCTCAGCAAAATGATGCCGGTACAACAACCATCACCCCCAAATATTCGGCGGCAGATATTGCCGCATACAATAATGGTTCAGATCCTTACGGACACCCTAATGTGGATTGGTATAAAACGGTATTAAAAAATACCTCGGCACTCAAAAGATACAATTTCAATTTGCAGGGCAGCGGAAAGGGCTTCCGCTACTTTGTTGATCTTGATCAGATGACCGAGACCGGTCTGCTAAAAACCATTGACTCTAACAGCTACAACACCAACGCCCAGCTTGATCGTTATCTCCTCCGTACCAACCTGGGGGTAGATATTACGCGTACAACCCAAATGCAGCTGAACCTTTTTGGCCGCATGGAAAAAAACAATCAGCCGGGTGTGGGTGCCGGCACTCCCGCGCAGGGATCAAATGGCATTTTCAGCGCGCTGACAACTACGCCAAACAACGCCTACCCGGTATTTAATCCGGATGGATCATTGGGTGGTACCAGTCTTTACGGCCAAAACGTAAATATTTACGGGCAGGCTGTTCAAAGGGGATACTCGTTTACCAACCTGCGTGATATGGCGGTGGATCTGCAAGTAACCCAACGTCTGGATGATTTGCTGCCGGGCTTGTACCTTAAAGGACAAGGATCTTATAACAACTCCTCTAATTATACCACCACACGAGCTAAAGACTTTGCTGTTTTCCAGTATTTCCCGCTCACCAACAGCTATACCAAAATTGGCGCAACCAGTGCACAAACCACAGCTGGCGCCCCAGGCGCGCGGTCGAGGGTAACTTATGCGGAGGCTGATTTGGGTTATGCTCACAGCTTTGGCAAACACCATGTAAGTGCGGTAATACTTACCGACCAGCAAAGCAATATGCAGTTTGATACCGGCAACCTGCCCGAAAACTACACCGATTACGCGGCCAGGGTAACTTATGATTGGGATCAGAAATATTTGCTGGAAGCATCTGGTAGCCACTCTGGCTACAACTGGTTTGCGCCGCAGTACAGATGGGCAAACTTTGGCGCTGTAGGTGCGGGCTGGAACATTCACAAAGAAGCCTTTATTGCCGACAATATTAAAGCCATCAGCAACCTGAAACTCAGAGGCTCATACGGCAGAACCGGGCAGGCCAACGCAGGTTACTATACCTATATCCAAACCTATTGGAACTACTCAAACACCTTTAACAATGATGGTTATTATTTTGGCACAAACGGCGTAACCCGCAGTACCGGTCAGAGCGCTCTTGCCGTGGTTGTGGCTCCGGAGAAAGCTAAAAAACTGAACCTGGGTCTTGATCTGGGCCTTTGGAATAACCAGTTTACTTTAAGTGCAGAGTATTTTAAAAACCGGTTTTATGACCTGGTTGGCAATCCCGGCAAACAGACAACGTTGCTTGGCATCGGTTTCCCCCAAACAAACAAATACACGTATGATTACTGGGGATCTGATCTAACCGCCGGCTGGCAGAGCCACATTGGCAATTTTAACTATTTCCTGAACGCTAATTTCTCGTTCGTGCAGTCTAAGGCTGTTTTCCTGGACGAAATTCCGCATACCTATAGCTATCAAAACCTTACTGGTTTACCTGTGGGACTACGCAGCGGCTACATTGCTACCGGAGTTTTTCAAAGCTACGCAGAGATCAATGATCCAAAGACAGCCGTATTTGCATCAACACCAAAATCGAGCTTACGGCCGGGCGATATCAGGTATCTGGACAGAAATGGTGATGGTGTGATCAACTCGGATGATATTGGTCCGATTGGCAATGGTAAACCAACTATCTATTATGGTATAACTGCCGGTTTCAGTTACAAAGGGTTTGATGTTAATGTATTATTTCAGGGCACCCAAAACCACCAGGCTTACCTCAATGGCGATTTCTGGTATGGATTTGGCAACGGCGGCAATAACAATGCCTATGAATATAATCTGAACCGCTGGACACCGAGCCAGCCATCCACCACGGCTACCCGCCTTTGGGTAGGATCAAATGTAAACAACACACAGACATCGTCTTTCTGGTTAAGGAATGCCGATTTCATCCGTCTGAAAAATGCCGAAGTAGGCTACACGCTTCCATCTGTATTGACGCGTAAAATCGGGGTGCCATCGCTAAAATTGTTTACTAACGGGCTTAACCTGGTTACCTGGTCAGAGCTGTTTAAACTGCGGAAAGATATTGACCCTGAGTCGCTTTACACTGGCACCAGCTATCCGTACCCTATCCTCCGGACTATCAATTTCGGCATCAACGCCAAATTCTAA
- a CDS encoding RagB/SusD family nutrient uptake outer membrane protein: MKKKIIYAMLVISVAFSVSCQKTFEDHPLTNTTDEYIWDSSDPTGNFAQGWVIKIYSQLPTGYIRINGNILEVASDDAVPSDQGSATWNVINGGYSPLNTYDDNWGTCYGAIRRCNMFLANYKRVNWADPTLPKWLAAEVRVLRSIFYYEMLKRYGGVPLIGDQVFDPNDPTLFTQKRASFDDCVKYIVSELDAVKDDMRPEATLAQRGSGNGTTDGTDGDFGRMRKSIDLAIKAKVLLLAASPLFNPSSTPNLDYTGYASYDASRWKAAADAAKAVMDLNLFALESNRYILNTTHINKEFIFVRFGASYQTTFGNRMSPVGYTVGNVASNGLVSPTQELVDAFPMKNGKAITDPTSGYDPNNPYANRDPRLDQTIFYNGGTWLKRAIQTYEGGLDKPNNNTVNSGVQTQTGYYAKKGLANDNNNTSFTPTMYHPSVTATFCWIRYADILLMYAEAQNEYSGPDASVYSAVEAVRQRAGLVPYALPVGLSQSQMRDMIRNERRLEFAFEEQRYYDIRRWKIAKTVYGTALHGVTVTKNANGTFTYTPKVVATPFYDDRMNLLPILNNEIQVNPNMKQNPNY; this comes from the coding sequence ATGAAAAAGAAAATCATATACGCTATGCTGGTAATTTCGGTTGCCTTCAGCGTTTCGTGTCAAAAAACATTTGAAGATCACCCGCTTACCAATACTACCGACGAATATATCTGGGATTCATCAGACCCTACCGGCAATTTCGCACAGGGCTGGGTAATTAAAATATACTCGCAATTGCCAACCGGCTACATCCGCATCAACGGCAATATCCTCGAGGTGGCGTCTGATGATGCTGTGCCTTCAGACCAAGGTAGCGCCACGTGGAATGTTATTAATGGAGGCTACTCGCCACTGAATACTTATGATGATAACTGGGGGACTTGCTACGGTGCCATCCGGAGGTGTAACATGTTTCTGGCCAATTATAAAAGAGTTAACTGGGCAGATCCAACTTTGCCTAAGTGGCTGGCAGCAGAGGTTAGAGTATTGAGATCGATTTTTTATTATGAAATGCTGAAGCGTTACGGTGGCGTGCCGCTGATAGGCGACCAGGTGTTTGACCCGAATGACCCGACACTGTTTACCCAAAAACGCGCCAGCTTTGATGACTGTGTGAAATACATCGTATCTGAACTGGATGCCGTGAAAGATGACATGCGCCCAGAGGCTACTTTAGCCCAACGTGGCAGCGGCAACGGCACAACAGATGGTACCGACGGAGATTTTGGCCGCATGCGTAAAAGTATCGATTTGGCTATTAAGGCAAAGGTGCTGCTGCTGGCTGCAAGTCCGCTGTTTAATCCTTCATCAACACCCAATCTGGATTATACCGGCTATGCCAGTTATGACGCCAGCCGGTGGAAGGCGGCTGCCGATGCTGCCAAAGCGGTAATGGATCTTAATCTTTTTGCTTTAGAGTCTAACCGCTACATCCTCAACACCACGCACATTAATAAGGAGTTTATTTTCGTTCGTTTTGGGGCAAGTTATCAAACCACATTTGGCAACCGTATGTCGCCTGTGGGGTATACCGTGGGTAATGTTGCCAGCAACGGTCTGGTAAGCCCAACTCAGGAACTGGTTGATGCTTTCCCGATGAAAAACGGGAAGGCAATTACAGACCCTACATCTGGTTATGACCCTAACAACCCCTACGCCAATCGCGATCCGCGATTAGATCAAACCATATTCTATAACGGCGGTACCTGGCTAAAACGAGCTATTCAGACTTACGAAGGTGGTTTGGATAAGCCTAATAATAACACCGTAAACAGTGGTGTGCAAACGCAAACCGGCTACTATGCCAAAAAGGGATTGGCTAATGATAATAACAACACCTCCTTTACGCCGACGATGTATCACCCATCGGTAACGGCAACGTTCTGCTGGATCAGGTATGCCGATATTTTGCTGATGTATGCCGAAGCCCAGAACGAGTACTCCGGGCCTGATGCCAGTGTTTACAGTGCTGTTGAGGCCGTTAGACAACGTGCCGGTTTAGTGCCTTACGCGCTGCCTGTCGGTCTTTCGCAATCGCAAATGCGGGATATGATCCGTAATGAGCGCCGGCTTGAGTTTGCATTTGAAGAGCAACGCTATTACGATATCAGACGCTGGAAGATTGCTAAAACCGTATATGGTACCGCTCTGCATGGCGTAACTGTTACCAAAAATGCAAATGGCACGTTCACCTACACACCAAAGGTGGTTGCTACGCCATTTTATGACGACCGAATGAACTTGTTACCGATCCTCAACAACGAGATCCAGGTCAACCCCAACATGAAGCAAAACCCTAATTATTAA
- a CDS encoding TonB-dependent receptor has protein sequence MKILKFVISLTFLFCAISTWAQEKVTITGKVVDVKNVPVPGVTVQEPENPKNIAVTDANGNFRVTASSKTATLSFSAISYATTPVKLNGRLTLNIVLKEDVKGLNEVVVRAYQTTTRALSAGASSSIKASEVADVPTATLQNTLVGRLPGFFSQQRSGQPGADAADFYIRGTNSLNGDSQPLIIVDDIEYTYAQVAQLDVNEIESVTILKDASTTAVYGIKGANGVLLITTKRGKIGKPRITLTGEGGVNQVIKFTDYMDAYTTAVLMNEAYINDSYGLSGQKTLPYTAADLQAFKDGTDPYGHPNVNWQKELLKNMSTQQRYNVDVSGGNSIVKYMTSLGYFTQNGLLKHFAPVKPDDDVNNNYFYNRFNFRSNLDITPTKTLNLQFDINGRFETLNNPAGVQESAGLFKQLEEFKSLAPLSMPVVNPNGTYGYASQIGSNGFINPIAALANGGYNRNFNNNFNITFRGTQKLDFITQGLDAGIIVAYSSNINEHRNETRAVASQIPVYFYNSATNTYNLKSGGTAQLPPYGQGFGNDAFNNNTNIRAQLHYKRQFGEHSFDLVALVNQNSYQNLGNVPLNYRGLSGILNYVFKDRYILYFTVAKNGNDVFNSNQKYGVFPAASIAYDISKEKFFNKLFPFFDLFKIRGSYGINGSDKSYTNTNPTAVTSVVQYSLPAGVSYFGNGANEGALVNPNITWEKERKTDIGLDINMFNGKLTFSPDWFYNYRYDQLIAQGDVPLLIGQALPQKNIGITSNTGFDGELTYHGRVKNVDFTVSGNYSHAKNKIIYVSEAPNYPYQARTGSQLGSSLAYHFVGFYQASDFDANGQVKAGIPKPLWSTIQPGDMKYADLNGDGLITTADQYYMSKPNLPTDTYGLNLSVSYKGFSLRGLIQGAFGYSVLINAEGSDSFLGNIRPWFVDAWTPSTAATATYPRISFNSATNNSSYQTGGANVSSDFWYQNASYVRLKSLELGYQVPAKALEKMFVHSARIYLSGYNLLTFRNTGKFDIDPEIASGQGNAYPITANYILGVQLGF, from the coding sequence ATGAAAATATTAAAATTCGTCATAAGTCTCACCTTCCTGTTTTGCGCCATCTCCACGTGGGCGCAGGAAAAGGTGACGATAACCGGCAAGGTGGTAGACGTAAAGAACGTGCCAGTGCCGGGCGTAACCGTGCAGGAGCCTGAAAATCCTAAAAACATTGCAGTTACCGATGCAAACGGTAATTTCAGGGTAACGGCCAGCAGCAAAACGGCCACGCTTTCGTTCTCAGCCATTAGCTATGCCACCACTCCTGTAAAACTTAACGGCAGGCTTACCCTCAACATTGTATTGAAAGAGGATGTTAAAGGCCTGAATGAAGTGGTGGTGCGTGCCTATCAAACAACAACCAGGGCCTTATCTGCCGGTGCATCAAGCTCAATCAAAGCATCAGAAGTTGCGGATGTGCCTACGGCTACCTTACAGAACACCTTAGTTGGACGTTTGCCGGGCTTCTTCTCGCAGCAACGAAGCGGTCAGCCCGGAGCCGATGCAGCCGACTTTTACATCAGGGGCACCAACTCATTAAACGGCGACAGTCAGCCGCTCATTATTGTGGATGATATTGAATATACCTACGCACAGGTGGCCCAGCTTGACGTGAATGAGATTGAATCTGTAACCATCCTGAAAGATGCCTCAACAACAGCGGTTTATGGTATTAAAGGCGCTAATGGTGTTTTGCTGATCACCACTAAACGCGGAAAAATTGGCAAACCCAGAATTACGCTGACCGGCGAGGGCGGCGTTAACCAGGTGATCAAATTTACCGATTACATGGATGCCTACACCACTGCTGTGTTGATGAACGAAGCTTACATTAATGATAGTTACGGTCTCTCTGGACAAAAAACACTGCCATACACCGCGGCAGATTTGCAGGCTTTTAAAGATGGAACCGATCCCTACGGCCATCCCAACGTTAACTGGCAAAAGGAGTTGCTGAAAAATATGTCAACCCAGCAGCGCTATAACGTTGATGTAAGCGGAGGAAACAGCATTGTGAAATACATGACCTCGTTGGGCTATTTCACCCAGAACGGTTTGCTGAAACATTTTGCGCCTGTTAAACCAGATGATGATGTTAACAACAACTACTTCTACAATCGTTTTAACTTTCGCTCTAACCTTGATATTACACCAACCAAAACGCTTAACCTGCAATTTGATATTAACGGCAGGTTTGAAACCCTCAATAACCCGGCGGGTGTGCAAGAGTCGGCAGGGCTTTTTAAACAGTTAGAGGAGTTCAAATCGCTGGCGCCGCTATCAATGCCGGTAGTAAATCCTAACGGAACTTATGGTTATGCCTCTCAAATTGGGTCTAACGGTTTTATCAATCCAATTGCAGCCCTGGCCAATGGTGGTTATAACAGAAACTTTAACAACAATTTCAATATCACCTTTAGAGGCACCCAAAAGCTTGATTTTATTACTCAGGGTCTTGATGCAGGGATTATCGTAGCCTACTCCAGCAACATTAACGAGCACCGTAATGAAACCAGGGCTGTGGCTTCGCAAATTCCGGTTTACTTCTATAATTCAGCAACTAATACCTATAACTTAAAATCGGGTGGTACTGCGCAATTGCCGCCATACGGTCAGGGTTTTGGTAACGATGCGTTTAATAATAACACCAACATCCGTGCGCAACTGCATTACAAACGCCAGTTTGGCGAGCACTCGTTTGATCTGGTTGCACTGGTAAATCAAAACAGCTATCAAAATCTCGGCAACGTGCCTTTAAACTACCGCGGCTTATCGGGTATCCTTAACTACGTGTTTAAAGACAGGTATATACTTTACTTCACGGTAGCCAAAAACGGTAACGACGTTTTCAACTCCAATCAAAAATATGGCGTGTTCCCGGCAGCCAGTATTGCGTATGATATCTCTAAAGAAAAGTTCTTTAATAAGCTGTTCCCGTTTTTTGACCTGTTCAAAATCAGGGGATCATACGGTATAAACGGTTCTGATAAATCATATACCAATACCAACCCAACAGCAGTAACCAGCGTTGTTCAATACTCATTACCGGCTGGTGTGAGCTATTTTGGTAATGGTGCTAATGAAGGCGCGCTGGTTAATCCAAACATTACCTGGGAGAAAGAACGGAAAACAGATATCGGTTTAGATATCAACATGTTTAACGGCAAACTTACTTTCTCGCCAGATTGGTTTTATAACTACCGTTATGATCAGCTGATTGCGCAGGGCGATGTGCCTTTGCTTATTGGACAGGCATTACCGCAAAAAAATATCGGTATTACCTCAAACACCGGTTTTGATGGCGAGCTGACCTACCACGGCAGAGTGAAAAATGTTGACTTTACCGTAAGCGGTAACTACTCGCACGCCAAAAACAAGATCATTTATGTGAGCGAGGCGCCAAACTATCCTTACCAGGCCAGAACCGGTTCTCAGCTTGGTTCATCACTGGCTTATCATTTTGTTGGGTTCTACCAGGCTTCAGATTTTGATGCCAACGGACAGGTTAAAGCGGGCATACCTAAGCCATTGTGGAGCACCATACAACCCGGCGACATGAAGTATGCAGATTTAAACGGCGATGGCCTGATCACCACTGCCGATCAGTACTATATGTCAAAACCTAACCTGCCTACAGATACTTATGGGTTAAATCTTTCGGTATCTTATAAAGGTTTCTCGCTCCGCGGATTGATACAGGGTGCCTTTGGCTATTCGGTACTGATTAATGCCGAGGGTAGCGATTCATTCCTGGGTAACATCCGCCCATGGTTTGTTGATGCCTGGACACCTTCAACAGCGGCCACGGCCACCTATCCGCGCATCAGCTTTAACAGTGCCACCAACAACTCGTCTTACCAAACCGGCGGCGCCAATGTCTCGTCTGATTTCTGGTACCAGAACGCCAGTTACGTGCGCCTGAAGTCGTTAGAGCTGGGCTACCAGGTGCCGGCAAAGGCGCTGGAGAAAATGTTTGTGCACAGTGCCCGGATCTACCTGTCTGGCTATAACCTGTTAACCTTCAGAAACACCGGCAAGTTTGATATTGACCCGGAGATTGCTTCCGGTCAGGGTAATGCCTATCCCATTACGGCTAACTACATTTTAGGCGTTCAGCTGGGATTTTAA
- a CDS encoding RagB/SusD family nutrient uptake outer membrane protein codes for MKKYYYIIGLAVLLTAGACKKEFLDQQPLDSPTTASFFQNTSQFKSFANDFYNKMIGFRPVTSGVTGGGNSNIYDFMDAGSDLTEAITSYGQGAISVPASDIYWVNAYAYIRANNVLIQAASVYTGDQAAIKQYVAAAYFFRAWHHFFLLKRYGGVPIITKVLDVNSPELNAPRNTRYEVANQILRDLDVAIAGLPLEANIAAADKGQVSQQAAKAFKARVLLYEATWEKYVGTTTDFAQNQKKGDSTTTWLTQAASLASQVMTDNTYSLFKGVDTLSYYYMFNLDDANSNPKGLTKTSNNEYILSSHYDFTLLQGNANLTHTLGGYGPSRKMMDMYLCTDGLPFSVSPLAKGYAKMTDEFDNREWRLRSLVYIPKKKYWGFGATTGANYNLANYITTFNFPAIITPAYPDLATNINGGYGNRKFCSEESTRADYQESYDYPQIRLAEVYLIYAEAKCELGGGAISDADLNISINKIRARNNVAPLTNALIAPYPSLTMLGEIRRERALELYLENSRFDDLKRWGIAETELNQPIEGMVVQYNGSATEVATGTNPITKNPLYNASKFVYGIDSKTGAVIIDPATNRKFKRMHYLYPIPNDQRSLNPNLVQNPNY; via the coding sequence ATGAAAAAGTATTATTATATAATCGGACTCGCGGTACTGTTGACAGCGGGTGCTTGCAAAAAAGAGTTTTTAGATCAACAGCCGCTGGATTCGCCAACAACGGCTAGTTTCTTCCAAAATACCAGTCAGTTTAAATCTTTTGCTAACGATTTCTACAACAAGATGATCGGTTTTCGTCCGGTAACATCTGGTGTAACCGGTGGAGGGAACAGTAACATCTATGATTTTATGGATGCAGGTAGCGACCTTACCGAGGCGATCACTTCTTATGGGCAAGGAGCCATCTCAGTACCAGCCAGCGATATTTACTGGGTAAATGCCTATGCTTACATCCGCGCAAACAATGTGCTGATCCAGGCGGCAAGTGTATATACGGGAGATCAGGCCGCCATTAAGCAATACGTTGCCGCGGCCTACTTTTTTCGCGCCTGGCATCATTTCTTTCTGCTTAAGCGCTACGGCGGGGTACCTATCATCACCAAAGTACTGGATGTTAACTCGCCTGAGTTGAATGCGCCGCGGAACACGCGCTACGAAGTGGCTAACCAGATCCTGCGCGATTTAGATGTGGCTATTGCGGGTTTACCACTTGAGGCCAATATAGCGGCTGCGGACAAGGGGCAGGTTAGTCAGCAGGCAGCAAAAGCTTTCAAAGCCCGTGTGCTGCTTTATGAAGCAACCTGGGAAAAGTATGTGGGCACAACCACCGACTTCGCACAAAACCAAAAGAAAGGTGATAGCACAACTACCTGGCTAACCCAGGCGGCCAGCCTGGCCTCGCAGGTAATGACAGACAATACCTACTCTTTATTTAAAGGCGTTGATACCTTGAGCTATTACTATATGTTTAACCTTGATGATGCCAACTCAAATCCTAAAGGGCTAACCAAAACCAGTAATAACGAGTACATCCTTTCCAGCCATTATGATTTTACGCTGCTGCAGGGCAATGCCAACCTTACCCATACTTTAGGGGGCTATGGACCATCGCGCAAAATGATGGATATGTATTTGTGTACAGACGGGCTTCCGTTCTCGGTTTCGCCGCTGGCAAAGGGCTATGCAAAAATGACCGACGAGTTTGATAATCGCGAATGGCGCCTGCGCTCGTTGGTATATATCCCGAAGAAAAAGTATTGGGGATTTGGAGCAACAACAGGTGCTAATTACAACCTGGCCAACTATATCACCACGTTCAACTTCCCGGCCATTATTACACCGGCTTATCCGGATCTGGCTACCAATATTAACGGCGGTTACGGCAATCGTAAGTTCTGCTCAGAAGAATCTACCCGGGCTGATTACCAGGAATCATACGATTATCCGCAGATCAGACTTGCAGAGGTATATTTAATTTATGCCGAAGCTAAGTGCGAACTGGGCGGAGGAGCGATATCTGATGCCGACCTTAACATCTCTATCAATAAAATAAGGGCCCGCAATAATGTGGCGCCGTTAACCAATGCGTTAATTGCGCCATACCCAAGTTTGACGATGCTGGGCGAAATCAGGCGGGAACGGGCTCTGGAGCTTTACCTGGAAAACAGCCGTTTTGACGACCTTAAAAGATGGGGCATTGCCGAAACCGAGTTAAACCAGCCTATTGAAGGTATGGTGGTACAATACAACGGATCTGCAACAGAAGTGGCTACCGGCACCAACCCAATTACCAAGAACCCACTTTACAACGCTAGTAAGTTTGTTTATGGAATTGACAGCAAAACCGGGGCAGTTATTATTGATCCGGCTACTAACAGAAAGTTTAAGCGGATGCATTATCTGTATCCTATACCAAACGATCAAAGGTCTTTAAATCCAAACCTTGTACAAAATCCAAATTATTAA